In the Actinomycetota bacterium genome, GGCGTATGGACGGGAGGACACGTGGGCGCGCCCCTCACCCCCTCCACCTCCCTCTTCTTCGCAGAGGGATACACCGGGGAGGGCTTCGAGGAGTGGTTGTGCATGGCCAACCCCGGGGAGGAGAAGGCCACCGCCAGGGTGGAGCTGCTGGGAGAATCCGGCAGCCTGGGTACCGCGCAGGTGGAGATACCTCCCCGCAGCCGCCGCACCCTGAACATCAACCAGCTCGCGGGAGCGGGCAGGGACGTATCCCTTCTCGTCACCTCCGACCTCCCCGTGGCCGCCGAGCGCCCCATGTATTTCAACTACCGCGGCGTATGGACGGGAGGACACGTGGGCGCGCCCGCGATCTTGACCCCCTGAAGAAGCCACTGCCCACAAGCCTGCCTCCGGCAAGGCCCCGGCGCATATGCGCCCGCCACCCTCGGCTAAAGAGCTTACCGCTTTGTATATAATCCACGCGCGCGGAAGCGCCCGGGATAGAAGCCAGGCTCGTGGTTCTTCACCGCCTCAACTTTATTAAAAAGGGCATGATCGGGAGGGCGAGGAAAGGGGTGACTTCATCGGTGTCCGAACGGAAAGATGCTCAATCGTCTCGGTAGGGCGCTTTCCGGATTGAAACAGATCGAGAGACCACATCATCATCCCGACAGGCCGACGAGTTCAACAAGGAGAAAGGGGAGATATCCCAGATGTTCGATCTGGGAACGGAAAAAGCAGAGCAAGGAGGTGTCCAAACGAAGGGTTCGGTTGGAACCGCCACAAGTATCTACCACACCAGGCTTCCGAGCAGGCGAAGACTTGAGAGAATGGCCAAAATGGTGGATCTATCGAAAGAGGCCAGGGTAAGGCTTACCTGGATCGGGCATTACAAGAAGTACGGAAACGCAAGCGTCACCGCAAGAAGATTCGGAATATCAAGGAGTACCTTGTACAAGTGGGTAAAGAGGCATATCGAAAAGGGAGGGATCTTTTCGATCAACGGCTGATTGCCAGGAGTACCTCGTACAAGTGGGCAAAGAGGCATATCGAAAGGGGCCCCATGGGCTTGGAGAGCCTCTCCCGGGCGCCCAAAAGGAAAAGGGCTTCCGCCGCCTTCTGGCATCAGGTGGAGCTCATCGTGGCCATAAGAAAGGAGCATCCCCGCTTAAGCAAGCACAAGATAGCAGTTATCCCGGCGAGGGATCACGGGATAACCCTCTCGATCATGATGCCGTCCTGTTAATGGCCGCTACCGAGGTTATCCCGGCGAGGGATTTGGGGACAACCCTCTCCTCCTCCGCCGCGGGAAGGATCACCAAGGGAAT is a window encoding:
- a CDS encoding helix-turn-helix domain-containing protein → MFDLGTEKAEQGGVQTKGSVGTATSIYHTRLPSRRRLERMAKMVDLSKEARVRLTWIGHYKKYGNASVTARRFGISRSTLYKWVKRHIEKGGIFSING
- a CDS encoding helix-turn-helix domain-containing protein, which codes for MGLESLSRAPKRKRASAAFWHQVELIVAIRKEHPRLSKHKIAVIPARDHGITLSIMMPSC